One Ilumatobacter coccineus YM16-304 genomic window, GGTCGCCACCCTGCTGCTCGGTTCTGGCGACGAGTCCTGATCGACGGTCAGCGACGCGGTTGCTGACCTCGGTGCCGCTCGGGCACGAGCCACCAGGTGCCGAGCCCGATGATCGCGAATGCCACCACCCACGGCGCCAGCGGGAACTCGAGGCGGAGCAGTCGGGTGATCGGCACGCAGAAGAACAGCGCGACGATGGCCAGCATCACGGCCGACACCCGCCAATCGCCCGACACCAACCGACGCACCCCGCCCCGCTTCCGCGCAACCTGGTTATTTCCATCCGGGACGGAGATAACCAGGTTGGGGTCGGGCGGGTGCATGCGGTCACCGTAGCAAGCGCGAAATCTGCTGGGTCGGCGTGGCGGGACGTGCCAGGGTGACACTGTGACCGAAGCCGATGCGATCGCCGCCACGCCGCGGCCGGTGACCGCGTCATCGCTCACTCACGAGCTCCGCGACCTCGGCGTCACCCACGGTGACGTCGTCATCGTCCACTCGTCGCTCTCGGCACTGGGGTGGGTCGCCGGTGGCCCGCAGTCCGCGGTCGAAGCGCTGCTCGCCGCCGTCGGTGCGGCGGGCACCATCGTGATGCCGACGCAGTCGGGGCAGCTCAGCGATCCGGCGAACTGGTCCGACCCTCCCGTCCCGGCCGACTGGCTCGACGACGTGCGCGCCAACCTGCCCGCCTACGACGCTCATCTGACACCGACCCGAGCGATGGGGCAGGTCGTCGACTGCTTCCGGCAGCACCCTTCGACGATCCGCAGCCCGCATCCGCTCGTCTCGTTCGCTGCCAACGGCCCGGCCGCCGTCGACCTCGTCGCCGAGCATCCGGTGTCACCCGCATTCGGCCACACGTCGCCGCTCGCCCGCCTCTACGACGCCGACGCGCAGATCCTGCTGCTCGGCGTCGGCCACGGCAACAACACGTCGCTGCACCTCGCCGAGCACCGCGCCGACTGGGTCGGCAAGCAGCACGTCGAGGAGTCGGCACCGATGCTCATCGACGGCGAACGCCAGTGGGTCACCTGGACCGATCTGGAGGCGAACGAGGACGACTTCGATCAGATCGGCGAGGCGTTGGCCACCACCGACATCGAACGTGTCGGGCCGGTCGGCACCGGCGTCGCTCGCCTCGCCTCGCAGCGGGCGGTGGTCGACTTCGCCGCGACGTGGATGAGCGCCAACCGCCCGGCGTCGCTCGGCGACACGGCGACCTGAGCCGGCGCCGCTCGCGAGTAGTCAGAACGGGCGGTCGCTGGGTGGTTCGGTGCTCGGCCCGACGTGCGCGTCGAGCCAGTCGCACACGTCGCGAGCACCTTCCCAGCACTCGCGGATCTTCTTCTCGGCCTGCTTCGTGTGCACCCACTTCGGAGCTCCGAAGTTCTTCGACAACATGAGTCCCTTGCGACGGATGAGTTCGATGCGAGGGTGTGTCTTGTCGTAGCCCCGGGGCGCCGTCTTCAACTCGTCGATCGCCCCGATCTCGTACTTCCGCTTCGCGGCGTCGGCGACGAGTCGAGCGATCTCGTCGCCGGTCGCATCCGCGACGACGGCATCGCGAAACCGTTTGAGTTGGTCTCTCGCCATGGCGTAGTAGCCGATGCCGACCATGAGTCCGTCGGCCGAGAACTGCACGTACTGGCCGTGGCCACCCTCCGACTCGCCGTAGGCGCCCTGATGCGTCTTGTACGGCGGTTTGTTCTTCGAGAACCGCAGGTCGTTGTGCGGCCGGAACAGGTGAAATGGCCCGTAGTCGTCGAGCGCCTCGGTCAACTCCGTCATCGGGCCCTTGACGTGTTCGACGAATCGATGCTTGTTCTCGGCCCAGAACGCCTTCGAGTTGTCGTCGGCGAGTTGCTCGTAGAACTCGATCGCTTCCGAGGGAAATCCGGCGAAGGCCATGACCCGCGACGGTATACCTCCACTACTCTCCGGGCCATGGCAGACCTCTTCCTGGGCGGAACGATCGACCCCTCCACGCACGAACGCACCACCGACGACGACACGTCGCACGTCCACGTGGCGACCGACAAGCTCACGACGCACGGCGTGATCGTGGGCATGACCGGCTCCGGCAAGACCGGCCTCGGCGTGATCGTCATCGAAGAGGCGCTGAAGTCGGGGCTGCCGGTCATCGCCATCGATCCGAAGGGCGACCTCACCAACCTCTGCCTCACGTTTCCCGATCTCGCTGCCAGCGACTTCCGGCCGTGGATCGACGAAGCCCAGGCGAACAACGCCGGCAAGACCCCCGACCAGTTCGCCGCCGACCAGGCCGCGCTCTGGACCAAGGGCCTCGGCGGTTGGGGCCTCGGCGGGGCCGACATCGGTGAGCTCCGAGCGAAGACCGACTTCACGATCTACACGCCCGGCTCACAGGCGGGCGTGCCGATGAACATCGTCGGCTCGCTGCAGGTCCCCGTCGACATGAGTGATCCCGAGGTCGTCGGCGACGAGATCGAGGGGTACGTGTCGGGTCTCCTGGCGCTGGTGGGCATCGACGTCGACCCCCTGTCGAGCCGTGAGCACATCCTGCTGTCGAACCTGATCAACCACTCGTGGAGCGAGGGCAAGGCGCTCGACCTGATGACGTTGGTCGGGATGATCGCGACGCCACCGATCCGCAAGCTCGGCGTGTTCGAACTCGACCAGTTCTTCCCCGAGGCCGATCGCATGAAGCTGGCGATGCAGCTCAACGGTCTGCTGGCGTCGCCGTCGTTCGCGTCGTGGGCGGCGGGTCCTCCGCTCGACATCGACTCGATGATGTTCGGTCCCGACGGCAAGCCGCGCTGCGCGATCGTCACCACCGCGCATCTGTCCGACGAGGAGCGCCAGTTCGTCACGTCGCTGATCCTGTCGAAGCTCGTCACCTGGATGCGCCGCCAGTCGGGCACCACCGACCTGCGCGCCATGCTCTACATGGACGAGGTCGCCGGCTATCTCCCGCCCACTGCCAATCCGCCCACGAAGAAGCCGATCATGCTGCTCATGAAGCAGGCGCGTGCCTTCGGCGTCGGCGTCGTGCTCTCGACGCAGAACCCGGTCGACGTCGACTACAAGGCACTCTCGAACGCCGGCACGTGGATGATCGGACGGTTGCAGACCGATCGTGACAAGGCGCGCCTGCTCGACGGCATGTCGTCGGCGGCCGGTGGCGTCGACATCGGCGCGGTCGGCGACACCATCTCGGGGCTCGGCAAGCGCGAGTTCATGTTGCGCCGGGCCGGGAAGGACCAGCCCGAGGTGTTCACGACCCGTTGGGCGATGTCGTATCTGCGTGGACCGATGACCCGCGACCAGATCGAACAGATGATGTCGTCCGAGCGGGTGGAGGCCGAGACGGCCGCGGCACCTGCGGCGAGCAGTGGCATCGTCGGGAAACCCACGCCGGTGCCGGGCGCCGCCGCCCCCGAGCCGGCGCTCGCCGACGACGAGTCGGCGGTGATGCCCGAGACCGCCGACGGCGTCGCGATCCGCTACGTCGACGTCGCCGCACCCTGGCTACGCGACGTCGGCGGCGACTCACGCGGCCAGCGCCTCGATGCAGCCGTCGTGGCCCGCGTGGCGCTCCGCTACGACGAGACCAAGGCCGACCTCGTGCACGACGACGAGTTCGAGTGCGTCATCCATCCGCTCGGCGAGCAGGTCGACGTGTCGACGATGGTGCAGGTCGACTACGACGATCGCGACCTCCGCACCGACGCTCCCGATGGCGCCGTCTACCTCCTGACCGAAGCGAAGGTGAAGAACAAGACGTTCTGGTCGGGCCTCGAGACCGACATCCGCGATCACCTCGTCCGCACGATGACGGTCGAACTCCCCACCAACAAGGCGCTCAAGCTCTACGGCCGGCCGGGGGAAGACCCGGCCGAGTTCGAGGCTCGCTGCCTGAAGATCGCCGACGACAAGGCCGACGAGGAGATCGCGAAGCTGCGCGACAAGTACGAGACGAAGGCCCGTCGCCTCCGCGACCAGATCGAGGCTGCCGAAGACCGTCTGGAGGTGCTCGAAGAGCAGAGTAAGAGCAAGCGCAACTCCGAACTGTTGTCGACCGCCGGTTCGGTGCTCGGCGGGCTGCTCGGCGGACGCAAGTCGAAGGGCGGACTGCTCGGCGGGCTGCTCGGCAAGGCCGGCACCGCGGCACGTCGACGCGGATCGACCAAGGCAGCGAGCGAACGCACCGAAGCGCAGGAGAACAAGATCGAGCGGCTCACCGCCGACGTCGCCGACCTCGAACTCGATCTCGCCGAGGACGTCACCGCGATCGACGCGAAGTGGATGGACGTCGCGAAGGAGACCGAGACGCTCACCGTCGGCCTGGAGAAGAGCGACGTCAAGGTGACGCAGATCGCGCTCGCCTGGCTGCCGGTCGAGTAACCGCCCATCGCAGAGCGGCTCTCAGGAGCAGGCGGTCGCCGGACTCGGCGACGCCGATCAGTTCACCGGCAGGTCGATCGGTGCACCAGCGGGTGGCAGCGCACTCCACGGCACCGGGCCGAGCCCGGCCTCGCGCCGAACCCGTTCGGCGTCGAAGAGCGGCGGACCGAACAAGATGCTCTCGGCTTCGCCGACCGGCATCGGACGTGCGAACAAGAAGCCCTGTCCGAGGGTGACGCC contains:
- a CDS encoding aminoglycoside N(3)-acetyltransferase; translation: MTEADAIAATPRPVTASSLTHELRDLGVTHGDVVIVHSSLSALGWVAGGPQSAVEALLAAVGAAGTIVMPTQSGQLSDPANWSDPPVPADWLDDVRANLPAYDAHLTPTRAMGQVVDCFRQHPSTIRSPHPLVSFAANGPAAVDLVAEHPVSPAFGHTSPLARLYDADAQILLLGVGHGNNTSLHLAEHRADWVGKQHVEESAPMLIDGERQWVTWTDLEANEDDFDQIGEALATTDIERVGPVGTGVARLASQRAVVDFAATWMSANRPASLGDTAT
- a CDS encoding helicase HerA-like domain-containing protein, giving the protein MADLFLGGTIDPSTHERTTDDDTSHVHVATDKLTTHGVIVGMTGSGKTGLGVIVIEEALKSGLPVIAIDPKGDLTNLCLTFPDLAASDFRPWIDEAQANNAGKTPDQFAADQAALWTKGLGGWGLGGADIGELRAKTDFTIYTPGSQAGVPMNIVGSLQVPVDMSDPEVVGDEIEGYVSGLLALVGIDVDPLSSREHILLSNLINHSWSEGKALDLMTLVGMIATPPIRKLGVFELDQFFPEADRMKLAMQLNGLLASPSFASWAAGPPLDIDSMMFGPDGKPRCAIVTTAHLSDEERQFVTSLILSKLVTWMRRQSGTTDLRAMLYMDEVAGYLPPTANPPTKKPIMLLMKQARAFGVGVVLSTQNPVDVDYKALSNAGTWMIGRLQTDRDKARLLDGMSSAAGGVDIGAVGDTISGLGKREFMLRRAGKDQPEVFTTRWAMSYLRGPMTRDQIEQMMSSERVEAETAAAPAASSGIVGKPTPVPGAAAPEPALADDESAVMPETADGVAIRYVDVAAPWLRDVGGDSRGQRLDAAVVARVALRYDETKADLVHDDEFECVIHPLGEQVDVSTMVQVDYDDRDLRTDAPDGAVYLLTEAKVKNKTFWSGLETDIRDHLVRTMTVELPTNKALKLYGRPGEDPAEFEARCLKIADDKADEEIAKLRDKYETKARRLRDQIEAAEDRLEVLEEQSKSKRNSELLSTAGSVLGGLLGGRKSKGGLLGGLLGKAGTAARRRGSTKAASERTEAQENKIERLTADVADLELDLAEDVTAIDAKWMDVAKETETLTVGLEKSDVKVTQIALAWLPVE
- a CDS encoding DUF2461 domain-containing protein yields the protein MAFAGFPSEAIEFYEQLADDNSKAFWAENKHRFVEHVKGPMTELTEALDDYGPFHLFRPHNDLRFSKNKPPYKTHQGAYGESEGGHGQYVQFSADGLMVGIGYYAMARDQLKRFRDAVVADATGDEIARLVADAAKRKYEIGAIDELKTAPRGYDKTHPRIELIRRKGLMLSKNFGAPKWVHTKQAEKKIRECWEGARDVCDWLDAHVGPSTEPPSDRPF